A stretch of the Comamonas testosteroni TK102 genome encodes the following:
- a CDS encoding AAA family ATPase encodes MHAQNTINALLSQLNTVMEGKPDQVRDGVACLLAGGHLLIEDVPGVGKTTLAHALARSFGLQFSRVQFTADLMPSDLTGVSIYDRGQEAFVFHPGPVFAQVLLADEINRASPKTQSALLEAMEERQVTTEGKTHSLPAPFFVIATQNPLEQLGTFALPESQLDRFLMRINLGYPSRDAERKLLAGNGRRAAADALLPVISEQELQQLQAAALAVHASDALLDYVQDLIAATRNGQWFAQGLSPRAGIALLRAAKTIALMEGRDYVAPDDVQAILPQVIAHRLVPVGHAGRGAVEQVRAMMQAVALS; translated from the coding sequence ATGCATGCACAGAACACAATTAATGCGCTTTTGAGTCAGCTTAACACGGTGATGGAGGGCAAACCGGATCAGGTCAGAGACGGTGTCGCCTGTTTGCTGGCAGGCGGTCACTTGCTGATCGAAGACGTTCCCGGTGTAGGCAAGACCACCCTGGCCCATGCGCTGGCACGCAGTTTCGGGCTGCAGTTCTCGCGTGTGCAGTTCACTGCCGACCTCATGCCCAGCGACCTCACGGGCGTCTCCATCTACGACCGTGGCCAGGAGGCTTTTGTGTTCCACCCCGGGCCGGTGTTTGCCCAGGTGTTGCTGGCCGATGAAATCAACCGGGCCAGCCCCAAGACCCAGAGCGCACTGCTGGAAGCCATGGAGGAGCGCCAGGTCACCACCGAGGGCAAGACCCACAGCCTGCCCGCCCCCTTCTTTGTGATTGCCACCCAGAACCCGCTGGAACAACTGGGCACCTTTGCGCTGCCCGAAAGCCAGCTGGACCGATTTCTCATGCGCATCAACCTTGGCTATCCCTCGCGCGATGCCGAGCGCAAGCTGCTCGCGGGCAATGGCCGCCGCGCCGCTGCCGATGCGCTGCTGCCCGTCATCTCCGAGCAGGAGCTGCAGCAGTTGCAGGCCGCGGCACTGGCCGTGCATGCCAGCGACGCCCTGCTCGACTATGTACAGGACCTGATTGCTGCCACACGCAACGGCCAGTGGTTTGCCCAGGGCCTGTCGCCACGCGCAGGCATCGCGCTGCTGCGTGCGGCCAAGACCATCGCGCTGATGGAGGGCCGCGACTATGTGGCGCCCGACGATGTACAAGCCATACTGCCCCAGGTGATTGCCCACCGTCTGGTTCCCGTGGGCCATGCCGGCCGTGGTGCCGTGGAGCAGGTGCGCGCCATGATGCAGGCCGTTGCGCTGTCTTGA
- a CDS encoding histone deacetylase family protein → MTVGKTGYFTHRDCWLHEMGPGHPECPARLDAIEDRLLVSGVGDALERCNVPLASLAEIELAHDPMHIAALQGLTDRLEQELAAGGPEYRQLDTDTSINRHTFKAALRAAGATLAATDAVLAGELENAFCSVRPPGHHATRNQAMGFCFFNNVAVGVKYALERHHLKRVAVIDFDVHHGNGTEDILAGDPRVLMCGIFQHPFYPFSGDKDPASNMLNVPVAAYTKGMDIREIIEMMWIPRLEAFKPEMIFISAGFDAHREDDMGQLGMTENDFAWITTRIKDIARRFSRGRIVSCLEGGYVMDPLARSVEAHLRVLADI, encoded by the coding sequence ATGACTGTGGGCAAGACAGGTTATTTCACCCACCGGGATTGCTGGTTGCACGAGATGGGGCCGGGCCACCCAGAATGCCCGGCGCGGCTGGATGCGATAGAAGACAGGCTGCTGGTCAGTGGCGTGGGCGACGCGCTGGAGCGCTGCAATGTGCCGCTGGCCTCATTGGCCGAGATTGAGCTGGCGCATGACCCCATGCATATTGCTGCCCTGCAGGGTCTGACAGACAGACTGGAGCAGGAGCTGGCCGCCGGCGGGCCTGAGTACAGGCAGCTCGACACCGATACCTCCATCAACCGCCACACCTTCAAGGCCGCATTGCGCGCTGCGGGCGCCACGCTTGCTGCTACCGATGCAGTGCTGGCCGGTGAACTGGAAAACGCTTTTTGCAGCGTGCGTCCGCCCGGACACCATGCCACGCGCAACCAGGCCATGGGCTTTTGCTTTTTCAACAATGTGGCCGTGGGCGTCAAGTATGCGCTGGAGCGTCACCATCTCAAGCGCGTGGCCGTGATCGACTTTGATGTGCATCACGGCAATGGCACGGAAGACATCCTGGCCGGAGATCCGCGCGTGTTGATGTGCGGCATTTTCCAGCACCCGTTCTATCCGTTCAGCGGCGACAAGGATCCGGCATCGAACATGCTGAATGTGCCTGTGGCCGCGTACACCAAGGGCATGGACATTCGCGAGATCATCGAGATGATGTGGATTCCGCGCCTCGAAGCATTCAAGCCCGAGATGATCTTCATCAGTGCCGGCTTTGATGCACACCGCGAAGACGATATGGGGCAGCTTGGCATGACGGAAAACGACTTTGCCTGGATCACCACGCGCATCAAGGACATTGCACGGCGCTTTTCCAGGGGCCGCATTGTTTCCTGCCTCGAAGGCGGTTATGTGATGGATCCGCTGGCGCGCAGTGTGGAGGCGCATCTGCGCGTATTGGCCGATATCTAG
- a CDS encoding enoyl-CoA hydratase, translated as MSDSLVQLSQDERGVARITLSDPQRFNALSSEMLAALQSALDAVARDEQVRVVVLAAEGRAFCAGHNLKDMAKNTELAYYQQLFAQCSRMMLSIQKLPVPVIARVQGIATAAGCQLVAQCDLAVASSDARFATSGIQYGLFCSTPSVPLVRNMPIKQSMEMLLTGEFIDAQTALHFGLLNRVAEPERLDAAVEELVAAIVSKPRTAIRMGKELVYRQREMGLESAYQLAGQTMATNMLDADAQEGAQAFLEKRKPGWS; from the coding sequence ATGAGCGATTCCTTAGTGCAGCTGAGCCAGGACGAGCGCGGCGTGGCGCGCATCACGCTGAGCGATCCGCAGCGCTTCAATGCCTTGAGCAGTGAAATGCTTGCGGCCCTGCAGTCGGCGCTGGATGCCGTGGCCAGGGACGAGCAGGTGCGTGTGGTGGTGCTGGCGGCCGAGGGGCGGGCCTTTTGCGCAGGGCACAACCTCAAGGATATGGCCAAGAACACGGAACTGGCTTACTACCAGCAACTGTTTGCCCAGTGCAGCCGCATGATGCTGTCGATTCAGAAGCTGCCGGTGCCCGTCATTGCAAGAGTGCAGGGTATTGCAACGGCTGCAGGCTGCCAGCTGGTGGCGCAATGTGATCTGGCCGTGGCCAGCAGCGATGCTCGCTTCGCCACCAGCGGTATTCAGTACGGCCTGTTCTGCTCCACGCCCAGTGTGCCGCTGGTGCGCAACATGCCCATCAAACAGTCCATGGAGATGCTGCTGACGGGCGAGTTCATCGATGCGCAGACGGCTCTGCACTTCGGTCTGCTCAATCGTGTGGCCGAGCCTGAGCGGCTCGATGCCGCCGTGGAGGAGCTGGTGGCGGCGATTGTGAGCAAGCCTCGTACGGCCATCAGGATGGGCAAGGAGCTGGTCTATCGTCAGCGGGAGATGGGACTGGAGTCGGCCTATCAGCTGGCGGGCCAGACCATGGCCACGAATATGCTGGATGCCGACGCACAGGAAGGTGCCCAGGCTTTTCTCGAGAAGCGCAAGCCTGGCTGGTCTTGA
- a CDS encoding DUF58 domain-containing protein, with product MKRPASKGKQPEASNTLRRFSPRARVREWMFARLPRSDQLTLTQGNVYILPSRAGWAMLATLIVLLIAAINYQLNLGYLLTFLLAGSAAASMVVGHGNLRGLQLSLGGAGSQGNASGGCFAHAPCPMHISLHNARRSRRWGIGLALHQARQSADHSDAWTWVDIPEQGSTAVQLSFMPTRRGRQELPAVSILTRYPLGAFRVWALWRPHTEVWVYPAPETHAPPLPAASPGAGGQSSAQVRSGDEFDGVRSYQNGDPLKLVVWKKAAQSFATGGHQLVSRDRPMAHHHRLWLDVRHTGLADHEARLSRLAAWVLMAQQQGRTWGLRLPGGQEIAPASGAQHTTRCLEALAACP from the coding sequence ATGAAGCGCCCGGCATCAAAGGGCAAACAGCCAGAAGCATCCAATACCCTCCGGCGGTTCTCTCCCCGTGCCAGGGTGCGCGAGTGGATGTTTGCGCGTCTGCCGCGCAGCGACCAACTCACGCTGACCCAGGGCAATGTCTACATCCTTCCCTCACGCGCGGGCTGGGCCATGCTGGCCACGCTGATCGTGCTACTGATCGCAGCCATCAACTACCAGCTCAATCTGGGCTATCTGCTCACGTTTCTGCTAGCAGGCAGCGCCGCCGCCAGCATGGTTGTGGGCCATGGCAATCTGCGCGGTCTGCAACTGAGCCTCGGCGGCGCAGGTTCGCAAGGCAATGCATCGGGCGGCTGTTTTGCCCATGCGCCCTGCCCTATGCATATCAGTCTGCACAATGCCCGCCGCTCGCGCCGCTGGGGCATAGGCCTCGCCTTGCACCAGGCCCGGCAAAGCGCTGATCACTCTGATGCCTGGACCTGGGTCGATATCCCCGAGCAGGGCAGCACCGCCGTGCAGCTGAGCTTCATGCCCACGCGCCGCGGCCGGCAGGAGCTGCCCGCCGTCTCCATACTCACTCGCTACCCGCTGGGCGCATTTCGCGTCTGGGCTCTATGGCGGCCCCACACCGAAGTCTGGGTCTATCCCGCACCTGAAACCCATGCCCCGCCGCTGCCAGCCGCCAGTCCCGGAGCCGGCGGCCAAAGCAGTGCCCAGGTGCGCAGCGGTGACGAATTCGATGGCGTGCGCAGCTATCAGAATGGCGACCCGCTCAAGCTGGTGGTGTGGAAGAAAGCGGCTCAGTCCTTTGCAACAGGCGGTCACCAGTTGGTCAGCCGCGACCGGCCCATGGCCCACCATCACCGGCTCTGGCTTGATGTACGCCATACCGGCCTGGCCGACCATGAGGCGCGTCTGTCCCGCCTTGCCGCCTGGGTGCTGATGGCTCAGCAGCAAGGCCGCACCTGGGGCCTGCGCCTGCCGGGCGGCCAGGAGATCGCACCGGCCAGCGGTGCACAGCACACCACGCGCTGCCTCGAAGCATTGGCCGCCTGCCCATGA